The Rhodospirillales bacterium DNA segment TCCCGGTCTTACGCCGACGACAGGGACGTAATAGTGAGATACCGGTCAAATCCCCGCAAGGGCATAGGCGCGGGGCGCGCGGGCAAATACCCATGCGCGCGCCCCGCCAAATTGGAACACGATAATAACGGCTCGCAGCAAGGATTTGCCGGACTGGTGGGTTGCCAGCCGCCATGAAGGCGGCCATAATCCCGTCCCTCTTTGAACTCGAATGCAACGTTTTTCCGGAGAAATCGCGATCATGACCTTCGTCAAGCACTTCCTCGCCGGCGCCGCCGCCGTTCTTGCCTTCGGCGCCGCAAGCGTCCAGGCGTCCGAAGACGGCGCCAAGATATTCCGCACCAAGTGCATGGTTTGCCACGACATGGAAAAGGGCAAACACAAAGTCGGCCCGTCGCTCCATGGCATATACGGCCGCCAGGCCGGTACCGTCGAGGGCTTCACCCGCTACGTCGGCCTCAAGGGCGCGGACTACAAATGGGACAAGAAGGCGCTCGACGAATACCTGACCGATCCGGAAAAATTCGTGAAGGCCAAGGGCGCGCCGCGCAGCGCGATGGCCTTCAAGCTCCCCAACGCCAAGGAGCGCCACGAGGTGATCGAGTTCCTGGAAAAGGGCAAGTAATTCCGGCTGCATCCGGAATTGTCGTCGCGACGGCGCTAGGTGGGTCGGCCCATCGAGCGCCGTTTCGCTTTTGCGGCGAAACGGCTAAAGTGCTCGCGACGCCAGCCGAGAAATACGCCGTCATGAACATCAAGGACCATATCCGTTCGATCCCCGATTTTCCGAAGCCGGGTATCCTGTTCTACGACATCTCGACCTTGCTCGCCCATCCCGACGCCTGGCAGGTGACCATGGGCCGGATGGCGAAGCTGATCGGCCGGCACCAGCCCGACGTGCTTGCCGGGATCGAATCGCGCGGATTTTTGATCGCGGCGCCGCTCGCGCTCAAGCTCGGCCTCGGCTTCATCATGGTGCGCAAGAGAGGCAAGCTTCCGGGCAAAACCATCCGGCACGAATACGCGCTCGAATACGGCACCGACACCGTCGAGATTCAGCACGACGCGATCAAAAAGGGGGACCGCATCGTGGTGCTCGACGACTTGCTCGCGACCGGCGGCACGCTGAATGCCGCCGCCGAACTGCTGCGCAAGGTGGGTGCCGACGTGGTCGGCGCCGCCTGTTTGATCGAGCTGTCGTTTCTTAACGGCCGCTCGAAGCTTTCCGTGCCGTTCGATTCGCTGGTGGTCTACGACCAATAGCGCCGCCGGCGGTCTTTATCGCCTTCTTCATCACGCTCGGCAACGCAAGGCGGTTCAGCCGGGCGACCGGCCACCACGTCAGTCCCTCGATATCGCCGCCGGCAACGCGCGCGCGAACGACCTTTCCCTTCAACGTGAAGTGACTGAAGGCGTGCGCGAAAGCGCCGGAATTGACCGATTGCCAATTGCCCTTCGCCGGCGCGTGGCGCACCACTTCGACCGCCGACCACGGCTTTGCCCGCCAAGGGGTCGAGGGAAACTCCATCATTCCGCCGAGAAGCCCTTTTTCGGGGCGGCGGCGCACCAGCACCCGGCCGCGTCCGTCTTCCGCCCAAAACACGACTGCGTGGCGGGTCGGGCAGGCGAACCCGCAGCCCGTGGAGCCGCGCGATCACCCGCGCCACGTTGCCGTCCACCGGCACCGTCTGCTCCCCATAGGCGATCGCCGCGACGGCGGCCGCGGTGTAGGGCCCGACGCCCGGCAGGCGGGCGAGCCCGGCCTCGTCGCGCGGGAATTTTCCGCCAAGGGGACCCGCCACCTCGCGCGCGGCGCGGTGCAGATTGCGGGCGCGGGCGTAGTAGCCGAGCCC contains these protein-coding regions:
- a CDS encoding c-type cytochrome, translating into MQRFSGEIAIMTFVKHFLAGAAAVLAFGAASVQASEDGAKIFRTKCMVCHDMEKGKHKVGPSLHGIYGRQAGTVEGFTRYVGLKGADYKWDKKALDEYLTDPEKFVKAKGAPRSAMAFKLPNAKERHEVIEFLEKGK
- a CDS encoding adenine phosphoribosyltransferase; translated protein: MNIKDHIRSIPDFPKPGILFYDISTLLAHPDAWQVTMGRMAKLIGRHQPDVLAGIESRGFLIAAPLALKLGLGFIMVRKRGKLPGKTIRHEYALEYGTDTVEIQHDAIKKGDRIVVLDDLLATGGTLNAAAELLRKVGADVVGAACLIELSFLNGRSKLSVPFDSLVVYDQ